In a genomic window of Spirosoma agri:
- the rbfA gene encoding 30S ribosome-binding factor RbfA has product MESKRQQKVARQLQRDLSEIFQRDVPHLFNGAFITVTSVRVSPDLSVARVYLSFLATKNRQLLLESILEKGKVLRQHLGDRVRHQLRIVPELQFFLDDTADYADKMDKLFAGLEIPPAPAEDDDNE; this is encoded by the coding sequence ATGGAATCGAAACGACAACAAAAAGTAGCCCGGCAGCTACAGCGGGATTTAAGCGAAATTTTTCAGCGTGATGTGCCGCATTTATTCAACGGGGCCTTTATTACGGTTACGAGCGTGCGTGTATCGCCCGATCTGAGTGTAGCTCGCGTATATCTGAGCTTTCTGGCCACTAAAAATCGACAACTGCTTCTGGAAAGCATTCTGGAGAAAGGAAAAGTGCTGCGGCAACACCTCGGCGACCGGGTCCGGCATCAGCTCCGTATCGTTCCTGAACTTCAGTTCTTTCTGGACGATACGGCCGATTACGCGGACAAAATGGACAAACTGTTCGCTGGTCTCGAGATTCCGCCCGCTCCGGCTGAGGACGACGACAACGAATGA
- a CDS encoding Gfo/Idh/MocA family protein — protein sequence MTLTPTRRQFIRTAALTGATASIFPSILTGAKPAAPTVKLGFIGVGARGRSHVEQALYRDDVVIPAICDVDPDSIARTNELFRKKGKPLPEAYSKGDEAFLQMLKRDDLDGVVISTPWEWHVPMAVATMKAGKYAGVEVSATVKLKESWDLVDTSEKTGMPCMIMENVCYRRDVLAVLNMIRQGLFGEMTYAHCGYQHDLRGIKFNDGKSISGVGAEFGAKGYSEAHWRTQHSVDRNGDIYPTHGLGPVAHWLNINRGNRFTHLTATATKSRGLHKYVVDKGGPNHPNAKVNFKLGDVVTTVLQCANGENIVIIHDTNSPRPYSLGFRAQGTQGIWMDDNDMIYLEGVSPKAHAWEPFAAYQEKYDHPLWKRHAQTAENAGHGGIDFFVMRAFIESIKTKTPPPIDVYDAAVWSAISPLSEASIAGGSKPVEIPDFTRGKWKTNKPIFGLTDEF from the coding sequence ATGACTCTTACGCCTACCCGACGCCAGTTTATCCGTACGGCTGCTCTGACCGGAGCGACGGCCTCTATTTTTCCTTCGATACTAACCGGTGCGAAACCCGCTGCCCCTACGGTCAAGCTGGGCTTCATTGGCGTTGGCGCGCGGGGCCGCAGCCACGTTGAGCAGGCGCTCTACCGCGACGATGTCGTCATTCCGGCCATCTGCGACGTTGATCCGGACAGCATTGCCCGGACCAATGAGCTGTTCAGGAAAAAAGGGAAACCGCTGCCCGAGGCCTATTCGAAAGGCGACGAAGCCTTTTTGCAGATGCTCAAGCGCGATGACCTCGACGGAGTTGTGATATCTACGCCTTGGGAATGGCACGTACCAATGGCGGTAGCTACCATGAAGGCGGGTAAATACGCGGGTGTCGAAGTGTCGGCTACGGTTAAACTCAAAGAGTCGTGGGATCTGGTCGATACGTCCGAAAAAACGGGAATGCCCTGCATGATCATGGAAAATGTCTGCTACCGGCGCGATGTGCTGGCGGTGCTGAACATGATCCGTCAGGGACTATTTGGCGAAATGACCTATGCGCACTGCGGCTATCAGCACGACCTGCGTGGCATCAAATTCAATGACGGTAAGTCGATCAGTGGCGTTGGTGCCGAGTTCGGAGCAAAGGGTTATTCGGAAGCGCACTGGCGGACGCAGCATTCCGTTGATCGCAACGGCGATATTTACCCAACGCATGGCCTTGGTCCCGTTGCCCACTGGTTAAACATCAACCGGGGGAACCGATTCACGCATTTGACAGCAACTGCCACCAAAAGCCGGGGGCTGCATAAGTACGTAGTCGATAAAGGTGGGCCCAACCATCCCAACGCGAAGGTAAATTTCAAGCTCGGTGATGTCGTTACGACGGTGCTTCAGTGCGCAAATGGCGAAAATATCGTCATCATCCACGATACGAACTCTCCGCGTCCCTATTCGCTGGGCTTCCGGGCGCAGGGTACGCAGGGAATCTGGATGGATGATAACGACATGATCTACCTCGAAGGCGTAAGTCCCAAGGCCCACGCCTGGGAGCCTTTTGCCGCTTATCAGGAGAAATACGACCATCCGCTCTGGAAACGCCACGCCCAAACGGCTGAGAACGCCGGTCATGGGGGCATCGACTTTTTCGTGATGCGTGCCTTCATTGAGTCGATCAAAACCAAAACACCCCCACCCATCGATGTCTATGATGCCGCTGTCTGGAGCGCAATCAGCCCGCTATCGGAAGCCAGTATTGCCGGCGGTAGCAAACCCGTTGAAATTCCTGATTTTACGCGCGGCAAATGGAAGACGAACAAACCTATTTTTGGCCTTACCGACGAATTTTAG
- a CDS encoding 6-pyruvoyl trahydropterin synthase family protein, whose product MNTQRATAPRVAVFRKEHFNAAHRLNNPNWSDEKNTRVYGKCNNPNFHGHNYDLIVQVTGPIDPETGYVIDMKQLGDLIKEHVTDRFDHKNLNLDTEEFADLNPSAENIAIVIYTILRNQLSEGLELKIRLYETERNFVEYPA is encoded by the coding sequence ATGAATACACAACGGGCCACTGCCCCGCGGGTTGCCGTGTTTCGCAAGGAACACTTCAACGCGGCACACCGTCTCAACAATCCCAACTGGTCGGACGAGAAAAATACCCGCGTTTACGGCAAATGCAACAACCCTAATTTTCACGGCCACAATTACGACCTTATTGTGCAGGTTACGGGTCCGATCGATCCTGAAACGGGGTATGTTATTGATATGAAGCAGTTGGGCGATCTCATTAAAGAGCACGTTACCGATCGCTTCGACCACAAAAATCTTAACCTCGACACTGAAGAGTTTGCGGATTTGAACCCTTCGGCCGAAAACATTGCCATCGTTATCTATACCATTTTACGAAATCAGCTAAGCGAGGGCTTAGAGCTTAAAATCAGATTGTATGAAACTGAACGGAACTTCGTCGAATACCCCGCTTGA
- a CDS encoding MBL fold metallo-hydrolase, with translation MLTLLLIVAITAGAILLFMQQSPFGSDPTATRLERIRHSKNYKDGLFQNLEKTAVMRENASYVNMLNDYFHKDPHNTPPSPLPSVKTDLKALPDDKPAIVWFGHSSYLIKSKGTTVLIDPVFSGYASPVSFFGKSFAGSDVYSVDDMPAIDLLVISHDHYDHLDYKTITQLIPKVKKFYTGLGVGAHLERWGVPADKIVEFDWNETQAVSDSINLTAVPARHFSGRRFTRGKTLWTAFVLKLNGYALYLGGDSGYGTHFQEIGVTYGPFDVAVLECGQYGKDWPNIHMFPEEVVTAAQDLRAKTILPVHWAKFSLAYHAWNEPIQRLLKKAQEQGMDVTTPRIGEPVVLNSSYPRAVWWNF, from the coding sequence ATGCTCACACTCCTACTTATTGTCGCCATCACCGCCGGAGCCATCTTACTGTTCATGCAACAAAGCCCCTTCGGCAGCGATCCGACCGCCACTCGATTGGAACGCATCCGGCATTCAAAGAATTACAAAGATGGCTTGTTTCAGAACCTGGAGAAGACAGCCGTGATGCGGGAAAACGCGTCCTACGTGAACATGCTGAACGATTACTTTCACAAAGATCCGCACAACACGCCACCCAGTCCACTGCCCTCCGTTAAAACGGATCTGAAAGCATTGCCCGATGACAAACCGGCCATTGTCTGGTTCGGGCACTCATCCTACCTGATCAAATCGAAGGGCACCACCGTTCTGATTGATCCGGTCTTTAGCGGCTACGCATCACCCGTCTCGTTTTTCGGTAAATCGTTTGCCGGTTCCGATGTCTACAGCGTCGATGACATGCCCGCCATTGATCTGCTAGTCATTTCGCACGACCACTACGACCACCTTGATTATAAGACCATTACCCAGCTAATCCCAAAGGTCAAGAAGTTCTATACCGGTCTTGGCGTAGGCGCTCACCTCGAACGATGGGGCGTTCCGGCCGATAAAATCGTTGAGTTCGACTGGAATGAAACACAGGCGGTATCGGATTCGATCAACCTGACGGCGGTTCCGGCCCGGCACTTTTCGGGTCGGCGTTTTACGCGGGGCAAAACGCTCTGGACCGCTTTCGTGCTTAAGCTGAATGGCTACGCCCTCTACCTGGGTGGCGATTCGGGCTATGGCACTCACTTTCAAGAAATTGGCGTAACCTACGGTCCGTTCGACGTGGCCGTGCTGGAATGTGGTCAATACGGGAAAGATTGGCCAAACATCCACATGTTTCCCGAAGAGGTAGTAACGGCGGCTCAAGACTTGCGGGCCAAGACAATTTTACCCGTGCACTGGGCCAAATTTTCCTTGGCGTATCATGCCTGGAACGAACCGATTCAGCGATTGCTCAAAAAAGCGCAGGAACAGGGTATGGACGTAACGACGCCCCGCATTGGCGAACCGGTCGTACTGAATTCATCGTATCCAAGGGCTGTGTGGTGGAATTTTTAA
- a CDS encoding TrmH family RNA methyltransferase: MLSKNQIKYIQSLHQKKYRQQYGAFLVEGAKSVQEVLQSDFQVELLVATDAFYKENIRLTDRQQTPVEIASVADLGRAGTLESNNAALAVVRTKENQPLLADPDEIALILDDIRDPGNLGTILRIADWYGVRKILCSETTADVYNPKVISASKGSFTRVNWWYGDIAKFLGESAAGLSVYGAFLNGTDVHTLPFGKAGYLVMGNESNGIGPAVERFVSQRVTIPSYGGAESLNVGIATAVLLDNWRRNVT; encoded by the coding sequence ATGCTTTCCAAAAATCAAATCAAATACATTCAGTCGCTGCATCAGAAAAAGTACCGTCAGCAGTATGGCGCTTTTCTGGTCGAAGGGGCCAAGAGCGTTCAGGAAGTGCTACAATCTGATTTTCAGGTCGAACTGCTCGTGGCGACTGACGCATTCTACAAAGAAAACATTCGGCTGACAGACCGCCAACAAACGCCCGTCGAAATCGCTTCTGTGGCCGACCTGGGACGGGCCGGAACGCTGGAAAGCAACAACGCTGCGCTGGCTGTTGTGAGAACGAAAGAAAACCAGCCGCTATTGGCTGACCCGGACGAAATCGCCCTGATTTTAGACGATATCCGCGACCCCGGCAATCTGGGCACCATTCTCCGCATTGCCGACTGGTATGGCGTTCGCAAGATTCTGTGCTCCGAAACGACGGCTGATGTGTATAATCCCAAAGTGATTTCTGCCAGTAAGGGTTCCTTTACCCGCGTAAACTGGTGGTACGGCGACATTGCAAAGTTTTTGGGCGAATCGGCTGCTGGGCTATCCGTATACGGGGCCTTTCTGAACGGTACGGACGTGCATACGCTACCCTTCGGGAAAGCGGGCTATCTGGTCATGGGAAACGAATCGAACGGCATTGGCCCGGCGGTGGAACGGTTTGTCTCGCAGCGCGTAACGATCCCGAGTTACGGCGGTGCCGAGTCGTTGAATGTGGGGATTGCTACGGCTGTGTTGCTCGACAACTGGCGTAGGAACGTTACATAA
- a CDS encoding McrC family protein, translated as MPALISVAEKGLIGKVIEPDGQSVVRVDATVTDSVFDALRQLAFDAEGVEGLLTFFVQKGREYIRVRNYVGLLTLPDGTQLEILPKIGPASTSRSLLLTMLRYLDHGPFRTRSSASTMATQLPLWEVFVTAFLDALEPLVLQGVQRSYVTVEGNERFWKGKFQAIRHQRENAQRAERLAVAYDRLTADVPPNRILKTTLFYLRQRNHSPAVQQRIRQLDWALDDIPVSESIPHDLKRVKLANRMFARYESALRWAEALLGNRAYGVKVGQTADLSLLFPMERVFEDYVSHGIRRYWPNADAVTVQESTAYLVDEHIGTPKFKLRPDILIRHNDRTFVLDMKWKELVGRDQSRNYGIEQADLYQLYAYGKKYGASDLFLIYPTNETFRAPLPVFGYDPQTRLHVVPFEIMNPLANEVEKLANYALSFQ; from the coding sequence ATGCCCGCGTTGATTTCTGTCGCCGAAAAAGGATTGATTGGTAAGGTCATTGAGCCTGATGGACAGTCCGTTGTGCGCGTGGACGCTACCGTGACTGATTCGGTCTTTGACGCCCTGCGGCAGTTGGCGTTTGATGCGGAGGGCGTGGAGGGCTTACTGACTTTTTTCGTGCAAAAAGGGCGCGAGTACATCCGGGTGCGCAACTACGTTGGTTTACTGACGCTGCCCGACGGAACCCAACTGGAGATTCTTCCCAAAATAGGCCCCGCGTCAACGAGCCGGTCGCTGCTATTGACCATGCTCCGGTACCTGGATCATGGCCCTTTTCGCACCCGTTCGTCGGCCAGCACAATGGCAACGCAGCTGCCCTTGTGGGAAGTATTTGTGACGGCCTTTCTCGATGCGCTGGAACCGTTGGTGTTGCAGGGTGTGCAGCGGTCGTACGTAACGGTAGAAGGCAACGAGCGATTCTGGAAAGGAAAGTTTCAGGCTATCCGCCACCAGCGCGAAAACGCGCAACGCGCCGAGCGGCTGGCCGTCGCTTATGACCGGCTGACGGCAGATGTTCCGCCCAATCGTATTCTGAAAACTACGCTTTTTTACCTGCGGCAGCGGAACCACAGTCCGGCTGTTCAGCAGCGTATCCGTCAGCTTGACTGGGCGCTGGACGATATTCCGGTCAGTGAATCGATACCGCATGATCTGAAACGTGTCAAACTGGCGAACCGTATGTTTGCCCGTTATGAATCGGCCCTGCGCTGGGCCGAAGCCTTGTTGGGCAACAGAGCGTATGGCGTTAAAGTAGGTCAAACCGCTGATTTGTCGTTATTATTCCCGATGGAGCGCGTTTTCGAAGATTACGTGTCGCACGGTATCCGTCGGTACTGGCCTAATGCCGACGCCGTGACGGTACAGGAATCGACCGCGTATTTGGTCGATGAACACATTGGGACGCCTAAATTTAAACTCCGTCCCGATATTCTGATCCGGCATAACGACCGAACATTTGTCTTGGATATGAAGTGGAAAGAGCTGGTTGGCCGCGACCAGTCCCGCAACTACGGAATCGAGCAGGCCGATCTGTATCAGCTCTATGCGTACGGCAAAAAATACGGGGCCAGTGATCTTTTTCTCATTTACCCGACAAACGAAACGTTTCGTGCCCCCCTGCCCGTATTTGGTTACGATCCCCAGACCCGCCTGCACGTTGTGCCCTTCGAGATTATGAACCCGTTAGCCAATGAAGTAGAAAAATTAGCGAATTACGCTTTGTCGTTCCAATGA
- a CDS encoding queuosine precursor transporter, with protein sequence MPAQSFTNKRTNLYIFLSAVFLTNALIAEIIGVKIFSVETLLGTKPAQIHLFGDFILDFNLTAGAVIWPFVFITSDIINEYFGKAGVRRISFLTAGFVGYSFLIIYAVTTLPPAQFWLDVNAKDGAGNAININNAFQMIFRQGLGIIIGSLTAFLVGQILDVYVFHSLRKITGSQKIWLRATGSTLVSQLIDSFVVLGIAFYVFGNWSLTQVLAVGIINYMYKATSAIVLTPLLYVAHYFIDRYLGKEHAEELANESAMSSFM encoded by the coding sequence ATGCCCGCCCAATCCTTCACCAACAAACGTACGAATCTGTACATTTTCCTGAGTGCGGTTTTCCTGACGAACGCGCTGATCGCCGAGATCATTGGGGTTAAAATTTTTTCGGTGGAGACGCTCCTTGGCACCAAACCGGCCCAGATTCACCTGTTCGGTGACTTTATTCTGGATTTCAATCTGACGGCAGGGGCCGTTATCTGGCCGTTTGTCTTTATCACGTCCGACATCATCAATGAGTATTTTGGTAAGGCGGGCGTCCGGCGCATTTCCTTCCTGACGGCTGGATTTGTCGGGTACAGCTTTCTGATCATTTACGCGGTGACAACCCTGCCACCGGCGCAATTCTGGCTCGATGTGAATGCCAAAGACGGAGCCGGTAATGCGATCAACATCAACAATGCCTTCCAGATGATTTTCCGGCAGGGCCTGGGGATCATCATCGGTTCGCTGACCGCTTTTCTGGTCGGTCAGATTCTGGATGTCTACGTCTTTCACTCCCTGCGGAAGATCACCGGCAGTCAAAAGATCTGGTTGCGGGCGACCGGCTCAACGCTCGTCTCGCAGCTGATCGACTCCTTCGTTGTGTTGGGCATTGCCTTCTACGTTTTCGGAAACTGGTCGTTGACGCAGGTGCTGGCCGTGGGCATCATCAACTACATGTACAAAGCGACTTCGGCCATTGTGCTGACGCCCTTGCTTTACGTAGCGCATTACTTTATTGATCGCTACCTCGGGAAGGAACACGCCGAAGAACTGGCTAATGAATCGGCCATGAGTTCGTTTATGTAA
- a CDS encoding mevalonate kinase family protein, producing MPTVNTQSTNSSITASTPGRICLFGEHQDYLGLPVIAAAISRRIRVTAKRVDTPGFRLDLPDIKKTVAIPFDGLPLSYPDSRDYFRSAVNVLLRNGFQFSAGIEGDVHGNIPINSGTSSSSALLVTWLHVLTQLADEPRLLSQAQLAELAYIAEVLEFGEPGGMMDHYSTAVGDVIYLESTPAIALRQFHPGLGTFVLGDSQEPKDTIGILKRVKFGMLDSMARINTINPTFSLHYSSINEATEFKDILTKDEYILLKGNLDNRDILREALTVLDTSGSAIGSIDHTHFGKLLTDHQNNLRDAQRISTPKIDRMLDAALNAGALGGKINGSGGGGCMFAYAPNNPENVAEAIEREGGKAYIITVAQGTTLAMS from the coding sequence ATGCCTACCGTTAATACCCAGTCTACTAACTCCTCAATAACCGCGTCAACGCCCGGACGAATTTGTCTGTTTGGCGAGCACCAGGATTACCTTGGTTTACCCGTCATTGCCGCGGCTATCTCGCGTCGCATTCGGGTTACGGCCAAACGCGTCGATACACCCGGCTTCCGGCTCGATCTGCCCGATATCAAAAAGACCGTCGCTATTCCCTTCGACGGTCTTCCACTTTCCTATCCAGACAGTCGGGATTATTTCCGCTCCGCCGTCAACGTGCTGCTCCGGAATGGTTTTCAGTTTTCAGCGGGTATCGAAGGCGACGTTCATGGAAACATACCGATCAATTCAGGAACGTCGAGCTCGTCAGCCTTACTCGTTACGTGGCTCCATGTACTCACACAACTCGCCGATGAACCGCGTTTGCTATCACAGGCCCAACTCGCGGAATTGGCGTACATAGCCGAAGTGCTCGAATTTGGCGAACCGGGCGGCATGATGGACCATTACTCAACAGCGGTCGGTGACGTAATTTATCTGGAATCGACTCCGGCAATTGCACTCCGCCAGTTTCATCCCGGTCTCGGCACATTCGTGTTAGGCGACTCGCAGGAACCGAAAGATACCATTGGTATTCTCAAACGGGTTAAGTTTGGTATGCTCGATAGTATGGCAAGGATTAACACCATTAACCCTACCTTTTCGTTGCACTATTCTTCGATCAACGAAGCAACTGAATTCAAAGATATTTTAACTAAGGATGAGTATATACTGCTGAAAGGTAATCTGGACAACCGGGATATTTTGCGCGAGGCACTGACGGTACTTGATACTTCTGGTAGTGCTATAGGCTCAATTGACCACACTCATTTCGGTAAACTCCTGACCGACCATCAGAACAATTTACGCGATGCCCAACGCATCAGCACGCCTAAGATTGACCGAATGCTCGACGCTGCCCTGAATGCGGGAGCGCTAGGGGGAAAAATCAATGGCTCAGGCGGAGGAGGATGCATGTTTGCCTACGCCCCCAACAATCCGGAGAACGTTGCCGAAGCCATCGAGCGCGAAGGGGGCAAAGCGTACATCATTACCGTTGCCCAAGGAACGACGCTCGCTATGTCGTAA
- the folE gene encoding GTP cyclohydrolase I FolE, whose translation MKLNGTSSNTPLDGNLQNGLPVNGKASYGVTADSEELIDELGDAHGSSSIDTPMRPGAFDLDDELKVDLIEEHFREIMNILGLDLTDDSLKGSPRRVAKMYVNEIFRGLNPENKPTPTLFDNKFRYNEMLVEKDILVQTYCEHHFVPIIGKAHVAYISSGKVIGLSKLNRFVEYFSKRPQVQERLTVQIAEELKKVLETEDVAVVIDAKHLCVSTRGVHDVNSSTITASYSGKFAEEATRQEFLRYIAQTSATL comes from the coding sequence ATGAAACTGAACGGAACTTCGTCGAATACCCCGCTTGATGGCAACCTCCAGAACGGCTTACCCGTCAATGGTAAAGCTTCTTATGGCGTTACGGCGGACAGCGAGGAGTTAATCGATGAACTGGGTGATGCACATGGTTCATCGTCGATTGATACGCCCATGCGTCCCGGTGCGTTTGATCTGGACGATGAGCTGAAGGTCGATTTGATCGAAGAGCATTTCCGGGAAATAATGAATATCCTGGGCCTCGACCTGACGGACGATAGTCTGAAAGGGTCCCCCCGGCGCGTGGCTAAAATGTACGTGAACGAAATTTTTCGGGGACTAAATCCGGAAAATAAACCGACACCGACCCTGTTCGATAATAAATTCCGCTACAACGAAATGCTCGTTGAAAAGGATATTCTCGTGCAGACGTATTGCGAACACCATTTTGTGCCGATCATTGGGAAGGCCCATGTTGCGTATATCTCCAGCGGCAAAGTGATCGGCCTGTCGAAGCTGAACCGATTTGTGGAGTATTTCAGCAAACGGCCCCAGGTTCAGGAACGATTGACGGTACAGATTGCCGAAGAACTGAAAAAAGTACTCGAAACCGAAGATGTAGCGGTTGTGATTGATGCGAAGCACCTGTGCGTATCGACGCGGGGAGTACACGACGTCAACTCATCGACTATTACGGCATCATACAGCGGTAAATTTGCCGAAGAAGCCACCCGGCAAGAGTTTTTACGCTATATCGCTCAGACTAGTGCGACGCTATAA
- a CDS encoding sugar MFS transporter — MTPTATPSQVRPNYTIPLLIIGALFFIFGFVTWVNSVLIAFFKQAFNLSTVGSNLVAFAFFISYTLMAIPSSAVLKKTGFKNGMSLGLLVMAVGTLIFVPAAKAVSYPLFLVGLFLIGIGLTVLQTASNPYATILGPRESAAQRISFLGIANKLAGIVSQFIFGGLLLAGGNAVSGAASLEKVVSPYLILTGVLVVLAGLIRFSNLPEVSEEQDDAPANATSRTSVGQFPNLVLGVAALFCYVGAEVIAGDTIINYGKAIGFDNEEAKYFTTYTLYGLLAGYVLGIVLIPRVISQQTSLRFGAVYGLVLTVATLVTSGFTSVLCVALLGFGLAPIWPALWPLALNGLGRFTKIGSALLIMGISGGALLPLLHGYLTDAISPKMAYAMLLPLFGFILYYATVGYKKTSW; from the coding sequence ATGACACCTACCGCAACACCTTCGCAGGTTCGTCCCAATTACACCATCCCTTTGCTCATCATCGGGGCTTTATTTTTCATTTTTGGCTTCGTAACCTGGGTCAACAGTGTGCTGATCGCTTTTTTCAAACAGGCGTTCAACCTCAGTACAGTCGGTTCGAATCTGGTTGCATTCGCGTTTTTCATTTCCTACACGCTCATGGCCATTCCATCGTCGGCGGTGTTGAAGAAAACGGGATTCAAGAATGGGATGTCGCTTGGTTTGCTGGTGATGGCAGTAGGAACGCTGATTTTTGTTCCGGCAGCGAAAGCCGTTTCCTACCCATTGTTTCTGGTCGGTCTTTTCCTGATCGGCATCGGCCTGACTGTGTTACAGACGGCATCTAATCCCTACGCTACGATTCTGGGTCCCCGCGAAAGTGCGGCTCAGCGTATCAGCTTTCTGGGAATTGCCAACAAACTGGCGGGTATCGTTAGCCAGTTTATCTTCGGGGGCCTTTTGTTGGCGGGTGGCAATGCCGTTTCGGGGGCTGCGTCGCTGGAGAAAGTGGTCTCGCCCTATTTGATCCTTACCGGTGTTCTGGTTGTTCTGGCGGGTCTGATTCGCTTTTCGAACCTTCCCGAAGTGTCCGAAGAGCAGGATGATGCGCCTGCCAATGCGACTAGCCGCACCAGCGTCGGGCAGTTTCCAAATCTGGTTCTGGGCGTTGCCGCTCTATTTTGCTACGTTGGTGCCGAAGTTATTGCCGGTGATACGATCATTAACTACGGTAAAGCAATCGGCTTTGATAATGAGGAAGCGAAGTACTTTACGACTTATACATTATATGGGCTGTTGGCGGGTTACGTATTGGGTATTGTCCTGATTCCACGGGTTATCTCTCAGCAAACCTCGCTGCGATTTGGTGCGGTCTACGGCTTGGTGCTGACCGTAGCAACCCTGGTAACAAGTGGCTTTACGTCGGTGCTTTGTGTAGCGTTGCTGGGTTTTGGCCTGGCTCCCATCTGGCCAGCCCTATGGCCGCTGGCGCTTAACGGGCTTGGCCGGTTCACGAAAATTGGGTCGGCCTTGCTGATCATGGGTATTTCGGGCGGTGCGCTGTTACCACTGCTGCACGGCTATCTGACAGACGCGATCAGCCCCAAAATGGCCTACGCAATGTTGTTACCGCTGTTCGGCTTCATTCTGTATTATGCCACTGTAGGCTACAAGAAGACCAGCTGGTAA
- a CDS encoding ABC transporter permease — translation MNLSTWIARRYFFSRKKRSFISWLSILSMLGVGVGTMALVVVLSVFNGMDELNRKIFKTFEADMTVSPRQGKRFAAPPELLTRLRQTKGVSLLTAVAQDNALARYANGQTVVRLKGVDNNYLQRKQLDSALLEGKLKLSDRGVNYAIVADGVRNDLSISAVDILTPLEVLYPQSGQTFSVLNPDAFNQEKLTVSGVFFIESKYDNFVLVPVNVARTLFGYAPNEVTSLEIQLEPGVNENAAKAALQDVVGEELLVQSRDDLNIDLYRTIRIEKLLVAITLAFIILVASINIFFTLSMLVIEKKEDIKILYAMGATTSLVRRIFLTEGAIIALTGAFTGLLLGILICLAQERYGFIGMGTVSSIIDAYPVRLDISDIALTGALVIVVTFLTSWFPAQRAANITSR, via the coding sequence ATGAACCTTTCTACCTGGATTGCCCGACGGTATTTTTTTTCGCGGAAGAAGCGCAGTTTCATCAGCTGGCTTTCGATTCTGTCTATGCTCGGCGTCGGCGTTGGCACGATGGCGCTGGTCGTTGTCTTATCTGTATTTAACGGCATGGACGAGCTGAATCGGAAGATTTTCAAGACCTTCGAAGCCGATATGACCGTTTCACCCAGGCAAGGGAAACGATTTGCTGCACCACCCGAATTACTGACGCGTCTGCGTCAAACGAAGGGGGTAAGCCTGCTGACGGCGGTGGCGCAGGACAACGCGCTGGCCCGTTACGCTAATGGGCAAACCGTTGTCCGGTTAAAAGGGGTCGACAACAATTATTTACAGCGGAAACAGCTTGATTCAGCCCTGCTCGAAGGCAAATTGAAACTAAGCGACCGGGGTGTCAATTACGCCATTGTGGCGGATGGGGTACGGAATGATCTGAGCATTTCGGCGGTCGACATACTCACGCCATTAGAGGTTCTGTATCCGCAAAGTGGACAAACCTTCAGTGTGCTCAACCCGGACGCGTTCAACCAGGAAAAACTGACCGTTTCGGGCGTATTTTTTATCGAGTCGAAGTACGATAATTTCGTGCTGGTGCCCGTCAATGTGGCCCGGACCTTGTTTGGCTACGCGCCTAACGAGGTGACCAGTCTTGAAATTCAGCTGGAGCCGGGTGTCAACGAAAACGCAGCGAAAGCGGCTTTACAGGACGTAGTCGGTGAGGAGTTACTTGTTCAGAGCCGCGACGACCTCAACATTGATCTCTACCGAACGATTCGCATCGAAAAACTATTAGTCGCCATTACGCTTGCTTTCATCATTTTGGTGGCGTCGATCAATATTTTCTTCACCCTGTCGATGCTGGTTATCGAGAAAAAGGAGGACATCAAAATTCTCTACGCGATGGGCGCGACAACGAGTTTGGTACGCCGGATTTTCCTGACGGAAGGAGCAATTATTGCGCTAACGGGCGCATTTACGGGCTTGCTCCTGGGTATCCTGATCTGTCTGGCTCAGGAACGTTATGGATTCATTGGGATGGGCACCGTCAGCTCCATAATCGATGCCTATCCGGTGCGTCTCGACATCAGCGATATTGCGTTGACCGGCGCGCTGGTTATTGTCGTCACGTTTTTAACGTCCTGGTTTCCCGCGCAGCGAGCCGCCAATATAACGAGTCGTTAA